The Vigna unguiculata cultivar IT97K-499-35 chromosome 11, ASM411807v1, whole genome shotgun sequence genomic sequence aataattcttTATAGTGTATTCTTGCttaaaccaaatattaaaaaaatgccTTTTCTCAATTCCTAATACTCCTCCACAAAAGAAAGAACACAAAttcaatgaaatttttttttaccatcttTATAGGTGGGtatgaattgaatttttaaagatCTAATTTAGGTTCAACTtagattcaaatatttatatcaaacttataatctaaatttaatactaaattcatttataacgaaacttaaattttttataaatctaattttaatttgaaatatatatatattttaaaaataaaataactaattcatctaatacataaatataaaaaaagctaagtaatatataaaataataaaaataaccaaactataatttaataacattaaaattaaaaataatatattatataaattcttaTCATTAAAGATAGCAAATCTTCCAAACAATAAATACTATACGTTGTGACTCAAACAACTCTTGttatccagaaaaaaaaaatgcttccTGATTtacacaattattattatttcacaaaatttaGATTCTCTTATGAATTTCTTTGTGTTATTGTATTTCCATAATATACtaattatcactaattttgatgttttaaaatatattaataagatatttaaaatattaatataatatatttttaatgtttaactgAGGACAACATCAAAGAACTAATAGAGAATCTGAACTCCATTCTACGTGTAAATCCTATATTATCTCATGGTGTATGTATTTAATCTGTACTTTTATcctaatttcaattattaataatCGGTTTCTAAAGGTTCTATTTATGTATTTAACAGTTAATTCATATAGTTTAAATAAAGCTGGCGGGGTCTATATGCATTCtgttatttgttaatatttctttttcatcttgtTATAAAAATCTCATAATAACTTTATGGAAGAGTtatattttcttcatatataAGGAGATGATTATTCTCCTTCTAGTCTTTCCCATTGTGATTGATGAGATAGAGCTAACTTTTACTTCTaccttatttaaaaaaacatgcaAGTCCTTTTTCATCTTATATTTAATGGATTATATGATTGATACTTCATTTTTTACTTATCTCTCTTTCCTGTACTCTCCCAATCTTCTAACATGCTCTGTATTCATGCTTAATGgatataagataatatttttccCTCCCACGTTGTTTGATATGACTAGAGAAgtaaatttgttttgaaaaagtCAAACTCTCTACCATGTTATCTGAATTGTAGTTCTGGTAAGAAATACTTGTTAGTTAGTTTCAAAAGATTAAAGATGAAGTACTCTTATATCATAAATAACTACtccaaattatatttaattaatgattatttctttttaaccaGAACTTCTACAATATTAACGTAtgtaagagttttttttttttaattcaaatgacAAATCTTCTCATTAGATgtgattttaagttaattttaatttatgttttcttctttgaaataattcatactaatgtgataatattataattttttagttttcttcttatcttcatACATATTAGCTAACATGGGACAGAGGGTTGACGGTGGCGACAAAGGTTCTGGTGTGAGAAGAGTTGAAAGAAGGGTTTTATTATGTTCACccctaaaatcaatttttaatattttttttatcataaatttattttgttttgtttaatatttttaattaatatccaACCAAATTGGATATCAAGAgtataataaattacaaaaaactctattcattaaaatttgaataaaaagtataactaaaacttaaaattatgattaattatgaaataaatattctataaaattagaaatcatattaaattatgcaataacataatattacatcatttatttttaatataaaaaatcaaatatcaaatatGATGTATGTTTAGTTCaaaaaattatgcaaatttagaaatataaaatatagaatagttaaataatataaattaatataatatcactgCATAATCATCTCTTTAGTAAAGTCTTAGGTTTTATAGTCAAATATTTAACCTGatataatagaataatataacaaatttagCCTATTGAAAAACGATAAACTATATGAAAAAATTCTAGCATATCTAAATTTCTACTTCTAAATTATATTCCCTAAAGTTTTATTTgacatgtattatttttaagtgaACTTTGTTAACATATATTGTTATATCTAACGTATttctttcaaatatatatttttaaaatctatttttgataaatgtgtcaaaaatgtaataaaaaattaattaacaaaatataaaagaaaaacaattaaaaaactCTATCCCATAAGgactaaaacaaattttgataACAAAATACTTGATAAGAGAAATAGGATGTATGTTTAAAAGTAGGGGTGACAAATGGGTCAGCtcggcccgttttggcccggctCGTATGTGACTCATCAAAAAACGGGCTGGGCCGGGTTGGCCCGTCAAACAGAAATGAGTCAATAATCACAACCCGTCCCGTATAGGACGGGCTAACGGGTCGGGCTGGGTTGGCCcgtctaatttttttattattattattttttgttttttaattagttttcaaattttttaatttgttttattttttaaatttgtttatatatacatataaattattattaaagtcatatttaatcaaataaaatattattttaacttttaattgattagttaatgtttttagttagataagttaaaataattattaaatttacatattaaattattcaattataactaataattcaaacttaatttgtaggtgttaatgatttaaattacaatactattatatatttatacatttaaaatatataatctaaaaacttaatctttttaattatttttattttatttttttaaaacgggccaACGGGTCAGGATGGGCTGGCCCGTACTTTGGCCCGTCAAATTGACGGGCTGGACGGGACGGGCCAGAACGGGCTGACaggttgaaatcttcaacccagcccgttccttttagcacgggctgacgggctggcccgttgggCCCAACCCGTTTTGCCACTCCTATTTAAAAAAGCgcattgatttttaaattggtttctcataaatatttaatgacatgaaataacatttttcacaaaaaagtgaatgatttttaaattggtttctcataaatatttaatgacaTAAAATAACATTTGACACAAAAAGTCAATGATTCAACAATTAACCATAAGCCCAACCCAacatatttttgtcatttttgtttcattccttttttttcttatttttcttaagtCCATGAGAAATCATAGCATAGATCAAACTATTGAATCATAAAAATTGAAGTGCTATCATATATCTTTGTATCAACTAAGTTAGTGAGTTGGAGATAAGCGAACTTGAACCATTAACATATGCCACAGGTAAACCATCGTGTCTCAAGTCTCAATTTATTCTACCATCTTTGGAACTGAACAAAAGAAGGAGAGAGATTCTCGAACCGAACTAGGAAACAAATCCAAtgacttaaaaaaattgaatgaggAACTATATGAAGTGAAAATCTCATATACGGTTATGTAGTAGCTTCCGCCTTGATAGAATGGTACTTTGACCAATTGAACTACAATCCCAAGAAAAGTGGCGTactgtataaatatttttacgaACTGTTTTTGtcaagctttttttttttctatttcaaatttgaaccttgtttttgtgaataaaaaaaaataaaatatatatatatatatatatatatatatgtatatatatatatatatatatatacacacacacatgtatatcgatatttaattttcaagttGAATATTCATTTATGAATACAAAACATAAAAGGCAAAAGTGAGATCGAGACCCGAATCGGTGAGATTCAATGCGGGTGGGTGCTAACCTATAAAAAGGGAATAGAGAACAACAACAACTATGTGCATTCATATGATAATCAAAAGTAGCCtaattgacaatttttttgacTCCGTAGGAAGCGAGAGAAGTAATATAAAAGGAATCCATGCCAAGCATTCTTCATTCTCCGATTAGTAATGCCAATTATGAGTCCTTGTTTTCTCCTATACAGATTCTACACGTTGCTCGATCGGTACCCTAAGGCTAGTTCCCATGCCAAATGAGTAGGGGTACGAAATGtatcaacaaaattttcaatatgAAAGGTTTAAGAACTCGTATTAATAAgtgttaaaacaaatatttaaatattaataatttcaaataaaataaaagattaaaaatacgTTAAGATTTTTCGTTTTTTcctaaaattacatttatattcTCTATTTTGCATTACTACATGTATCCCTCGAATGGTGtatgaataatataaataggggtgcaaaataaaaaaatatcagataatatttttaaattttaaaaaaaatatgagatcTCGGTGTAATTCAAAAAAGCCGAAGAAATATATGTTTAACTTACTCCTAAGTAAATTAATAAGACCTAAACTTGTAAATTTATGCATAGCATCATACATAAAATTGAAACGTGTAAATATTGAGTGTGAATGATTAGGTTAGTTTGAACAACTTTCCTATCCTGTATTCTGCACCCCTCAGAGTTTTACCTGCACCCTAACATGAtatcaaattcatgttttgtccttctcatttttatttaaaacagtATTTTCCATGAAAGACATTGTGTTGTGCTGGATGCTATTAAAAACTACGGGGGTGCAAGAAGTAATAGCTCtaataaaattgttgaaaacTCAACCCAAACTAAATGAATCAAAACAACATGGCTACTTCTTCCTTCACCCCACCCCACAATTACTAATACACTGATATACCTTCTCTCATTGCACCACATAATCGCTCCTGTCACCATTACCGTCGTTATTTCCACATCACACTTACTACAGAGTAAAAAAAAcgaagacaataaaaaaaaaactcattttgaaaaactctatctaaaaaataattcatgtattttaaaaaatttatttcagaGGATATTATATACGTTAAACAAaatcctattttaaaaaaaattattcaaaaatacatttcaTGTGTTTCAAAAATCTTTTTTCAGAAATATCATCCCGAAAatcttattctaaaaatatcagaaaattgttctataaattttttcaaaatacataatttGTAGGTTAATTTAAGAAAAGGTGAAACAATCATTTTAATAGTGCGTGAAGAAGGTGTGGGAGTGCAGGTAGTGTAATATTATCGAAAGCCCACACTATTTACGGTGTCAATTGTGCTTAAACCGAGTCCTAAAAGTTTGACCTAATCCTAATACTTacttgaatttataaaaaaaataattctgttttctatttttaaaaacttttagataattttttctaaacatatatttcaaactttcactaaatttattaaatcttaTATTAGGATTCACAGGTCAAATTCCTTTTTGATAACAAATGATTgaaattaactttttcataaagtaaaattaatttatgaatacaaaaaactctttttatttaaactttatagTCCTTGTGTTAATTTAAGaatgtcaaattttatttcataattaacaaaagaaaactaggtattaattttaaataatcgTAACTACCTGAATTTTAAAACAGCAACAATTACCTTAATCAAAACACCGAaggatataataaaaaatacatacataaaaacatataaacaatTATCGTTATTAAAGTAAAAGTATGCTCACtgcaattaatttaataattgcagctgtgtatttttattaattagaaaagtttgcaaaaaatattttaatagaagaaAATTCCTTTTACatgacaataatattttataataataataataataataaaatattaataataatattgattaacTAAGTTAATTTATGATTGCGCTTTAAAACAAAGATCAtgctaaatataaaaaagaataaacaaaatatttcagacaaaacaaaaccaaagctaaattaatatattaaataaaataataataataaatatatatcaagcAGAGTAAAACTAATAAGACATTTTTTGccaaagaaaaaaggaaaaaaaaaggaagaaaaaagagGCGCGGAGAACTTCAAAAACCCTAACGAAGTGCATCGAGTACTATAAATCCATTTCTTAAACCCCTTAGCCCTATTTCTTTCTCATTTCAATTTCTGTTCCTCTGTTTTCCCTTGCTTTTTTTCTCTGCACACGCCGTTTCTGCAAATGGACTCACCAATGGAGTTTTGGGGTAACTTTTTCTCTTCTGTTTTTTGCTTCATCTTTTTCTGTCATTTCTTGCAATGCCCTCTGATCAATTATTCTTCATTTCGTTAAAACTGTCCGATTAAAGTTTCATGTGTAATGTTTATACATGTTTTTGTGGAATCCGTGAATGATTGTGGCGAtgtgatgttaatgttatgtcttggtttgaaaTTTAGGTGTTGAGGTTAAGGTTGGGCAAACGGTGAAGGTTGATCCCATGGATCCAGTGAGTGCGTACATACACATCTCTCAGGTTGCCCTTGGAGAGGCGAAAAAGGAGAAGGCAAATGAACCTGTGGTTGTGTACGTGAAAGTTGGTGACCAGAAAATTGTTTTGGGAACCCTTAAAAGGGATGATATCCCTCACCTCTCGTTGGATTTGGTTCTCGACTCTGATTCTGAGCTATCGCACTCTTCGAAAACTGCTAGCGTATTTTTTTGTGGATACAAAGTTCTAACGTATCCTTCCTCCATATTGCACTCTCTCGATTCATTActatatattcttatattttaaagaaagtaACGCATGATAttctaaatgttttatttgaaggTGCATGATATTCTAAATGTTTTATGTGAATGTTTTAAGAGGGTTAGTGGTCACTACTTGTCTCTAaacgagtttttttttttacttactgTCGTTTGTTATTGCAATTGGGGCTGCAATAAAAGGGTTAGTGGTCACTACTTGTCTGTAAacgtgagttttttttttttttttacttactgTGGTGTGTGATTGAATTGTGGCTGCAATTAAAAGGGTTAGTGGTCACTACTCGTCTGTAaacgagttttttttttttttttactgtgttTTGTAATTGCAATTGTGGCTTCAATGGATCtagtttaatttcaattttatgcaACATCAATGATTGTTAAGAAATGTTGCCCGCAAAGATAATTTATACCTCGTTCTGGACCTATTTTGTTGATGTTTATGGTTTGTTTAAATTCCACCATACTGTGATGGCTGTATGGCCGTGGCATTGAGATAAggaattttttaactaaaataaaatttattcacaTATCTGCTTCATCTTTCACGTTTCCTTAACTTTGCTGTGGCATTAGTGACGAGGGTAACATTTCTGACTTTTCTGGTGAGGATCAACGGTTTCTCTGTAACCTGGTATTACTGTTCTTTTATATAATTGGTTTGCTTAAGCATGGTTTTATTTTGTGTAATTTGAACAGATAGTGACGAAGAGGAGGAGGATCTTCCCTTGAAAGGTCAAGATAATGGTAAATTCTTCTTATGTATGGAAAATATGCTGTTTAATAGTGTGTATTAGTATGTAGATAACTAATAGTTATATTCTTTTAGGGAAACCCGTAACAAAAGTTGAAGGTGCAAAGGTTACCAAGCCCTCTAAACCTGCTCCCGTGAAAGGTGCATCGGTGAAACAAGCAAAGACGGTTGATCCAAAGAAAGACGAGGAGGATGATTCTGATTCTGACGAATCTGATGATGAGCTTGCTGGTATTGATGAATCTGAATCTTCTGACGAGGTATGTTGGTTACCTATGCTTTCGATTAAAGTTTTAtgtaatctatttttatttgagatATCAAGATGCATCTTTTTGAAATCTAAATGTACAGTTTTGAAATCTAAATATACAGCATAAGGTCATCTTTATGTAAATAATGTCTTGATTTTTCATACATGTGATAATTTTGCATCATTGAAAATTGAAGATGGATGATGATAGCGAGAGTGATGAGGAGAGTGAAAGTGATGAAGAGACCCCTGTGAAGAAAGTAAGATATCTATTTCTGCTGTCTTTAATCATAATGTCCATCATTATAATGAAAGATTTTCTAAGTAACTTCCCCTTATTCTTATGTGTCTTTCTTTTGAAGGTGAATCAGGGCAAGAAGAGACAAAATGAGTCTGCCTCAAAAACTCCCGTCTCTTCCAAGAAAGCTAAAACTGCTACTCCTGAGAAGACTGGTATCATATTTACGTTTTTGTTTTTCGTATTTGTTTACGTACAACAGTGCATCTTGCATTAGTGTTATTGGTGAATGCATTTGAATTCAAGTTGTATTAGGCATATAGCAAAGTATTCAAGTTACAAATGCTTATAGTAATTGGTTATTATTAATACATTCTTCATATTTAACTTGTTTTACTGACGGGTAACTTtctgatattaaaaaaaatggttgtaGATGGTAAGAAAAATGTACACGTAGCAACTCCCTATCCTACGAAGAAAGGTGGAAAGACTCCCAAAAACCCTACAAAAGGGCAGTCTCCTATTTCTGCTGGACAACTATCTTGCGGGACTTGTAAAAAGTACGTATTTTAAACAATAGTACGAAACGTTGAAGAATAGCTTTACGAGTTCATATATTGTGACTTATGCTTgattattttatggttttgtaGGAATTTTGCCAACGAAGATGGGTTGCAACAACATAAGAAGGCCAAGCATGGTGGTCAGTGATATTGCTTTCTAGCGTATTAATGTAGTAAACGTTCGAATTTTTATCAGAGCTTTGAACCGTTCTTTACGATGAACACAACGTGTTGAAAATTTCTTTTTGATATCTAAGAGTATACTCTGTTATTGTTGGGTGCTATTCTCTCAAGTGTTACAATCTCCCTTTATCTTAGAATGAATTTATTTAGATGGTAAGATTCTCATGCAATGGTAATTTAATTGCAAAGAAGGCGTTTTTTGTTGTCATGCGATAGCATTTCTAATTTCAGCCTATAAAACATAGGAATTTTGTTTGCATCTTTCGTCTAAGTTAATATTCAAAAGTAGCAATCATGTTAGTCTGTATTTTATTGGttctatatttttgtaatatctgaggtattattatttattaaaagaagatAATATCAactaatgattatttttttttcagatctcattatttgttttaattgtttctttgttaaaataaaattacaaaataaagttttaaaattaactcCATTGGTTTTGTTATGTATCAATAGTTGGGTGTTAACCTTTTGCCTTACTCAATTGCATTTGTACGTTATTTTAATCGGCTGTGAAATAAGTTTAGTCTTTCCGATGgtttttggatttttatttGACCTGGAATTCGATCAAAATTTTTGACAGAAAGAGATGTGTTCTTTCGATAGAACACGCACTCAATGTTAACGGCAAATAATGGTAAAATAAATGTGCGTTGAAGGAATGATTGCATGTGAATGAGTTGGACTTTCTTTTATTGTAATAACtggattaatataaaaatattataatttgtttatgattcgttaaaaaatgtgatttttctttaatttatttgatagaAACTATCCGATCcctttatacatttatttttatattatagatagatatcaaattcttttcaaaaatcctTTTAGAAGGTAAAACAACTTctgttaaaatttttatcttCATCGATCCCCATAAgcactaacaaaaaaaaaaaataatggattACAGGAAATGATAAATAATACAGCTCGAAAATTGAATATATGGTTACCAATTTAAGTGACAGAGAACGTTAATTTGTATATACATAAAAggtttataatattaaaaaggtatTAGTTgtattatttgcttattttgttcaatttaccACTCCCAAAACAATGTTTAATCTAATCTCTAAGTTTTTAAGTtgtgataattatatttttaaaatataatagtacaatatttgaaatttttatttcgAAAACTTCTCTAAAAATGCATTTCATGCATCTGAGTCTTATTTTAGAAATCTCATtccaaaaatttattcaaaaaatttgaaaaaaactgTTCCAAAATTTTTCCAAAACGTATTTATTTGTagattatttttacaaaagccGAATCAATCATTAGAAGTTTGGGGAGTGCGGGAAGTAAAATCTGAACAATATAATGAAAGCACACCTAAAATTGCAAAGTATAATGTTTTAGGAAGCCCAGACTATTTATGGTGTCATTTGTGCTTAAACCTTTTCCTAAAAACCTGCCTATTCCTAATTTTTAATACgccataaaagaaaaaactcaagCCCAACAATGAGAGTTTTTTACTATCGTGGAAGATCTTTAATCTTGATAGttctttattgttatttttacacaaGAAAATACGTGAACTTTCATATTTAAGTTATCCAAAACTATATTTGTACTTACCAattcaacaaataaatttaGTAACAGTACAATAAAgttcatttaacatttttggGCTCAAAATGGTTACATAATATTATGAGATTCcacaaatattcatatattcacGGTATATATTACCAAATATCGATAATTTAATTACGGTAAGATATTTCTTAACTCAATATATCTACAGAATATATGGTATATCAGACAAGAGAGGTGGAGGTGGCGGACGAGACGGCGGAAAAGGTGGTAGTGGCGGCAGAGGCGGCAATGTTGGTAACTATGACGGTAATGACAGCGATGACAGTGAAGACGATGATAACGATAATAACGACGATGAAAATAAAGACAACAATGACGGTGATGACGGTGAAAATGGTGAAGACAACAACGACAATAATAACGATGAATTCAACtagtaattttaatataatgaattattatttattaaaagcaGGTAAAATAAACAAGccattctattttttatttcaaatcttatcatttcttttaattgtttttgttaatttgaaattacagataattttttaaaattagtttcacTAGTTTTGTCATGTTTTGATAGTTCGGAGTTTAATTTTTTGCCTTCCTCAACTGCATTTGTACGCTGATTTTCCACCGGCATGTGAAATAAGTTTATTCAATCAGAACCTTTTTCCAGagatttatttgaatttgaactGAAATTCgatcaaaatttagtaaattGTGGACAAAATCCGTTCAATTATAGGAAAAAAAGAGATGTGTTAATTATTTACACAATAAGATTGAATATACCAAAAAATAATCATACAATGAcatctaattatatatttatattaataattaatatatatatatatatataatactatatGCATCTTATATCCATACTATTTAGTACATATTATGTTTTCTAAACTAGGAGAGGAAtgagtgttatttatttacagtttccccCTCATATACTGActttcaaacaggtggaggaAAAATGTTatggatagggttcacttggGGGTAAATAGAAAGTAATTctgatttgtccttcgatgacaatgAGCGCGTTTGGAGCAGAGGGGAAGTTAATAGTAGAGTTTCATGTTCCCTGAAATGTCACATAATTCCTCACTGCATTGGTTTGCCATTCATTCCTGGGAAAAACAGTCACAATGTTGGCGAAGAGGGAATTAGGTATGTAGGGAGCAATCATCTATGataaggttataaaattttgtttttcatacacaatcataaaatagggaagtgagacagaTATCACACAAAACAAAtacaacatatcataataatataaaataaaataaaaattctcccaaatccataaaactggattttatcatgttttataaagatattgattaattttgtattgactagtcaggataaatgaacTCATAGCCAAccaagtaactcaagaacatctcatcttaaGTAATAATAACTCGTTTGAAttcccaaggtcatacctcgaACTACAATAATCagatctttatttatcataaattttatttcaatattaaactatataattatataaataaataaatatgatcaatgcataattaaaataaatataaataaataaaaagaatccattcgtaattggagataaatataaataagtaaatgagagtaaatataaattgaataaatatgacCAGTGcacaaagatgaatataaataaataaataggaacaaaaactaaatatagATTAGAATGAGTTTaggacacctcacttaaggtaaatatatagataaaaataattatgaacaatcaaaaaataatcaaactaaaaagataaaatgatagatgtctcTTTCCCTTACCTTAGTTGTTGTGAAAATTTATACCAAGACTGTATTGagactttaattatatattttcttctttttcttttcttggttGCCTATTTCTTATATTAGATGAACTTTGTAAATAATTTCAAAGCACTAAACTAtctttgtttttgattttttttctacctccCACTCCGTTCCCTCACCCTTCACCTGTTTATATTTGTCAAGTAAAGATTAGTGCTAGTTTTATTTGAACCAAATTCTTTCCAACACTATGCCAATTAAATTACTAACTAAATATTCATTCCTGACATCTTATCTTCAGACGTGCATTTATTGTTATTCTTTCGATGTTTACATACCTTTATTACATGTGCTTGCAgacgttatatatatatatatatatatatatatatatatatatatatatatattaacatctCATCATTTGttctaattgtttttattaatttaaaattacgaagttttttttaaaaaaattagtttaatgtGTTATGATGTTTTTGAATTACCgatgaaaatgttaaatttggtcaactgaaattgaaatttcatcTAATGAAAAGTATTAAAAGTGTGATGTAATCACAATTTTGACATCTTTAATGTATAACAAAGTAAGTGtggttttcaatatttttcaagTGATTTTTTCGTACTCAAATTTTATGTCAACTTTGCTAAAAAAGATACAactaatattcataaattaaaatgggagtgaattggtttttaagaaaatttagttcttttactttaaaaacaattttcagGACATCTTTACTCAATTGATATGGTGTACTCAAGAATGTTTAACTTGGAACCTTTACAAAGTAATCGGTACTACAAGGTGATACAAGAAAAGTACAAGGCACACAAAATTTTATAGtggctttgattttttttgaggATTTCCCTAACAAACACAACTAGAGAATTTTCTCGATAGATTTACAAGATTAACGAAACACTTAGAAAATATTAACTCTAAGACATTagagaagaaaaattattatgtaAGGCTAGACACACACTTGCACTAAACACAATAACACTCAAATTGAATACACATGTTCAATAAGATTTTACTTCATCTTGTTAAGTCAATATCTCTGTGATTAACTCCACTATTGAATGATCTTGATGAACTTCAGTTGTTTCTAACACTATGCTCCAAGAAGACTTTTTTGAATCTTTTCCATAAATAAATTGTTCAATTTCGTGAAAACAGAATTCTAAATTTAATGATCAAATACATGTTCCGACAATTTTAATCGATTCTATCATTAACCTAATTGATTAGGTctctaatatattaaattatagcCTAATTGATTAGTTCGTCAGTTTTTCATATTCATTCTAAAATTTCGTGCCATATTG encodes the following:
- the LOC114168438 gene encoding histone deacetylase HDT1-like, coding for MDSPMEFWGVEVKVGQTVKVDPMDPVSAYIHISQVALGEAKKEKANEPVVVYVKVGDQKIVLGTLKRDDIPHLSLDLVLDSDSELSHSSKTASVFFCGYKVLTDEGNISDFSDSDEEEEDLPLKGQDNGKPVTKVEGAKVTKPSKPAPVKGASVKQAKTVDPKKDEEDDSDSDESDDELAGIDESESSDEMDDDSESDEESESDEETPVKKVNQGKKRQNESASKTPVSSKKAKTATPEKTDGKKNVHVATPYPTKKGGKTPKNPTKGQSPISAGQLSCGTCKKNFANEDGLQQHKKAKHGGQ